The stretch of DNA GCGTCGCCCGCTTGGAAGGGCCGCAGCACCAGCCGTTCAGTCTTCAGGACCGGGATGGACATAAGTGAAGGTTGCGTCGGTTGCGAGCCCCAGGCGGTCACTGGGCGATCCGCTTCCACTCCTCGCCGTAGTAGCGCACCAGCGCCTGGTCGTCGAGCCGGTTGGGCTCCGCCGGCACCGGGCGCATGTCCGCGGGGAACTCGAAGAGCTGGGGGAGCACGGCGGGCGTCAGGTAGCGCAGGCCGCCCGGCAGCCGGTCCGGCACGCGGAAGTCCCCGCCGCGCGCGCCCAGCACGAAGCCCCACTCGCCGAACGAGGGCACGTACAGGTGGTAGGGCCAGGTGCGGTACCCCGCAGCCTTCAGCGTCTCCACGATGCTCCAGTACGCCGTGGGCGCGAAGAGCGGCGACGTGCTCTGCACCACGACCAGGCCGTCCGGGCTCAGGTGGCGCGCCAGGAGGCGGTAGAAGGCCGTCGTGTACAGCTTCCCCACCGCGTAGTTCGACGGGTCGGGGAAGTCGGCCACCACGAAGTCGAAGCGCTCGCCGTTCTGGGCCAGCCACACGAAGGCGTCCGCGTTCACCACCCGCACCCGGGGCGACGTGAGCGCGCCGCCGTTGATCGCCGTGAGCGTGCGGTTGGTCGAGAACAGCCGCGTCATCGCGGGGTCCAGGTCGACCAGCGTCACCTGCTCCACCCGGGGGTAGCGCAGGATCTCGCGCACGGCCAGCCCGTCGCCGCCGCCGAGGACGAGGACGCGGCGGGCGCCGGGGAGCGCCGCCAGGCCGGGGTGCACCAGCGCCTCGTGGTAGCGGTACTCGTCGCGCGAGCTGAACTGGAGGTGGCCGTTCAGGAAGAGGCGCAGGTCGTCCTTCCAGGCGGTGAGCACGATCCGCTGGTAGCGCGAGTTCTCCGCGAACACCACCGGGTCCGCGTAGATGTCGGCCTCGGCCGCGCGCGTGATCCGCTCCGCCCCCGCCATCCCCGCCGCCAGGACGGCGAGGATCGCGACGCAGCCGGCCACGGTGAGGCGCGCGGCGCCCAGCGAGCGGCGGAACAGGTAGGTGGACCAGAGGGCGACCAGGGCGTTGACGATCCCGAACGCCAGCGCCGAGCGCACCAGCCCCAGGCGCGGCACCAGGACGATGGGGAAGAGGAGCGAGGCCCCCAGCGCGCCCAGGTAGTCGAAGGTGAGGACGTTGGCCACCACGTCCTTGAACTCGTAGCGGTCGCGCAGGATGCGCATCAGCAGCGGGATCTCCAGCCCCACCAGCGCGCCGATGATCATGACGAGCGTGTAGAGCAGGAGCCGGAACGCGTCCGTGTAGGCGAAGGCCAGGAAGAGCAGGGTGGACGAGAAGCCGCCCACCAGCGCCACCATGAGCTCCACGGCCACGAAGCGGGCCACCAGCCCGCGCGTGACGTAGCGCGAGAGCCAGCTCCCCACGCCCATGGCGAACAGGTAGGTGCCGATCACGGTGGAGAACTGCGTGACGCTGTCGCCCAGCAGGTAGCTGGAGAGCGCCCCGGCCACCAGCTCGTAGACCAGCCCGCTCGCCGCGATCAGCAGCACCGTCAGGAACAGCGCGACCTGCATCTCACCTCGGATCGGGTCTCCGTACTCTCGCACTAACGCACTAACGCACTAACGCACTAACGCACTAACGCACTAACGCACTGCAGTTCGGGCGTGTCCCTCCGCTGCGCTCCGGGCCGGGCTGCGCGCGCGGTAGGGCACGGTACCACTGTGCCCAACCGCGCCGGGCCACCGCCGCGACGATACCCCGAGTCGCGGCGGCGTCCCGGCCCTCCGGGCGCGCATCCCTCACGCAACCGCAGGGGACAAGGAACAGCCAGCACACCCGATCCCCGACTATCGCACCGGAGGCGTAAAGTCTACCCTCTCCCGAAGTTGGGAGAGGGTTGCCGCTCCAAGGCGGCGGGTGAGGGCTGCCTGCCGCCGCGCGGATGCGAGCCCTCAGAAGATCGCCGCCGCGATGATGATGGAGAGCCCGATCGCCAGCGCGCCGATCAAGGTGGCCAGCGCCGTGTTGTGCTCCTCGATGATCTCCTTCCACATGGTCCCGGGCGTCATCCGGTCGATGGCGAACAGGGCCAGGATGAAGATCACGATGCCCAGCAGCGCGTAGACGGCCGCCGCCAGCAGGTTGGGGAGAAGGTCGTCCATGCCGTCCGCGCTCACTTTCCGCCCGTGTAGCGTCCCGTTCCCACGTAGGGAGAGCGGTACGCGCCGGGGTTGTCGCGCACCGAACGGGGCCCCGCCCGCTCCTCGCGGGTGGGGAGCATGCTCCAGCCGCGGTACTCGGCCCACCCCAGCAGCCCCAGCACCGCCAGCCCGAACGCCAGGTACAGCCTCACCCCTCGCCTCATCTCACGCCTCCCGCCAGGTCACTTCGAAACCCGTAGGGGCGAGGCCCGCCTCGCCCGTTGATCCTCGCCCGAAGGAGCGAATTCTGCCCCACTCGTCACGAAGCCAGCCTCCCCGCGCCGAACCCGCGTCCGCGTCTCGTAGGGGCGAGCATGCGAGTCCGTGCAGAGTCGGTATCGGCGCGAGAGGCCGCCTGCTGCGCAAGAGCCGGCATCCGCCGGTCGAGGCATGCCTCGCCCCTACGAAATACTGCCCGGGCTCCCTACTCGTCGTCGTCGCCCCCCGCGTAGTCGCTCTCCGCCCAGCGCCTGGTCTCGAAGCTCCCCATGGCCGTGAGCGCGAACACCGGCGGCGTCAGCAGCAGCAGGAAGGCGAAGACGTAGAACGACGTCGCCGGCACGTCGCGGCGCACCTCCACCGTGTAGCGCACCGGCGCCGGGCCGTCGGGCGAGACGTGCAGCAGGTAGCGCCCCGCCGGCACGCTGGGCACCCGCGCCGACTCGTCCCGGTCGCCCTCGCTCCAGCTCTCGCTCCCCTCCACGCCGTGGTAGAAACTCACCTCGCGCCCGAAGAGCACCACCTTCCCCGAGGCCTCGTCCACCAGCGCGAAGTCGAAGTACGCCCATTGGTTGTCCAGGTCGGTGCGCACCTTCACGTCCAGGTTCGAGGTGCGCCCCCCCACCTGGAACGGCCCCAGCACCACGCCGCGCTCCTCCTCCGGCGTGAACGGGTCGTAGGCGAAGCTCGCACTCGCCACGGGCGCGTCGCTCGTGCTCGCCTTGCGGTAGAACAGGAACACCAGGAAGAGCGCCAGCAGCACCGCGAACGCCGCCCACATCTGCCGCACCGCCGGCCGGTGCGGCGACGGCTGGTTGGCGAAGACGCCCTTCGGCAGGGGCGGCTTCCCCGGGAGGGCGAACGCCTCCCAGACCTGCGTGCCGGGGACGTACTCGCCCAGGCTCCAGGTGTCCTCGCCCTCCGTCTGCTCCAGCGACAGTATCCGCGGCGGCGCCACGTAGTCGTTCGTGAGCGCCTTGTCGCCCACGCGCACCTCCCACGGGAACTCGCCCAAGACGAACGTCGTCTCTGCCTCCGCCGTCTGGAAGTGCTTGAAGGTGGTCCCGTGCAGGTGCGCCATCGGCCGCCGCACCCTGCCGCCGACCCGGGGCGTGGAGCGCAGCGTGACCACGTCGTTCCAGTGCCCCTGGTACTCGGTCAGGTAGCGGAAGCCGCGCTCGCGGTTGTACAGCAGGTACTCGTCCCAGGAGTACTCCACCCCTTCGACCCGGATCGTCCGCACCTGGAAGCCGAGCACGTCCCACTCCGCCCCGTGCAGCCGCCCGCGCGTGCCCAGCGGGATCCTGGGCTCCCGGATGATGTTCCACTTGAAGTTCTGCAGCACCTGGTGCGCGGGCGAGCGCGCGTCCAGCACCGACGCGCAGTGCCGGCACACCACGTTCACGCTGAGCCCCGCCGCCCGCACCTCCACCGTTCCCCCGCAGTTGGGACAGGAGAACGTCTCGGCTTCCGCGCGCGGCGCCGCGGCCTCGTCCTCGGTCGCCAGCCCGGTGAGCCGCAGGTCCGCGAACTCGACGTACCTTCCCGCGAAGAGCAGCGGCGGCGCCTCGCTGTAGTCGATGGTCGCGAAGCCGTCTCCCTCCGCCGTCTTCAGGTCGGCGAAGGGGACCTCGTCCTTGTCCCAGTACTCGAACGGCAGCTCGCCCTCCGTCCCCGCGTAGCGCGCGCGGGTGAGCGAGGCGACCTTCCACAGGGTCCCCGCCATCCAGAACGTCTGCCCCGGCTGGACGGTGTCGGCCGGCGGCAGCGCCCCGGCGTCGGCCGGGAAGCTCACCGCGTACTCGGCCAGCGCGTCGGAGAGCCAGCCGCTGGTGCCGTCGGCGAACACCAGGTGCCACTCGCTCCAGCGGCCGCGCTCGTACTCGTAGACGATGCGCCCCACCACCTGGAACGGCCGCCCCTCGAGCTCCCCCCGCGTGCCGATGCGAACCGGAGAGGCGGTGATCGGCACCTGCGACTTGCGGCCGACCGCCTCCAGGTCCAGGTCGCGGCGGACCAGCACCGAGCGGCAGTAGCCGCAGGTGGTCTGCACGGCGCCGGACCAGAGGAACTCGACCGGGGCGCCGCAGCTGGGGCAGGAGGCGGCGGGGCGCGTCATGCGGGCACCGGCGCGGCGTAGGGGCGCTCCAGCGCGCGGACCCGCACCTCGTCCGCCCCGAAGAGCTCGCGCAGGCGGGCCGCATAGTCCCACTCGGGGCGCGGCCGGCAGCAGAACAGGTTCAGGCAGAGCGAGCCGTGCTCGGGGAAGGTGTGCACGGCCAGGTGGCTCTCGGCCAGCAGGCAGAGCCCGGTGACGCCGCCGTGGCC from Longimicrobium sp. encodes:
- a CDS encoding polyamine aminopropyltransferase gives rise to the protein MQVALFLTVLLIAASGLVYELVAGALSSYLLGDSVTQFSTVIGTYLFAMGVGSWLSRYVTRGLVARFVAVELMVALVGGFSSTLLFLAFAYTDAFRLLLYTLVMIIGALVGLEIPLLMRILRDRYEFKDVVANVLTFDYLGALGASLLFPIVLVPRLGLVRSALAFGIVNALVALWSTYLFRRSLGAARLTVAGCVAILAVLAAGMAGAERITRAAEADIYADPVVFAENSRYQRIVLTAWKDDLRLFLNGHLQFSSRDEYRYHEALVHPGLAALPGARRVLVLGGGDGLAVREILRYPRVEQVTLVDLDPAMTRLFSTNRTLTAINGGALTSPRVRVVNADAFVWLAQNGERFDFVVADFPDPSNYAVGKLYTTAFYRLLARHLSPDGLVVVQSTSPLFAPTAYWSIVETLKAAGYRTWPYHLYVPSFGEWGFVLGARGGDFRVPDRLPGGLRYLTPAVLPQLFEFPADMRPVPAEPNRLDDQALVRYYGEEWKRIAQ
- a CDS encoding DUF350 domain-containing protein encodes the protein MDDLLPNLLAAAVYALLGIVIFILALFAIDRMTPGTMWKEIIEEHNTALATLIGALAIGLSIIIAAAIF
- a CDS encoding DUF4178 domain-containing protein translates to MTRPAASCPSCGAPVEFLWSGAVQTTCGYCRSVLVRRDLDLEAVGRKSQVPITASPVRIGTRGELEGRPFQVVGRIVYEYERGRWSEWHLVFADGTSGWLSDALAEYAVSFPADAGALPPADTVQPGQTFWMAGTLWKVASLTRARYAGTEGELPFEYWDKDEVPFADLKTAEGDGFATIDYSEAPPLLFAGRYVEFADLRLTGLATEDEAAAPRAEAETFSCPNCGGTVEVRAAGLSVNVVCRHCASVLDARSPAHQVLQNFKWNIIREPRIPLGTRGRLHGAEWDVLGFQVRTIRVEGVEYSWDEYLLYNRERGFRYLTEYQGHWNDVVTLRSTPRVGGRVRRPMAHLHGTTFKHFQTAEAETTFVLGEFPWEVRVGDKALTNDYVAPPRILSLEQTEGEDTWSLGEYVPGTQVWEAFALPGKPPLPKGVFANQPSPHRPAVRQMWAAFAVLLALFLVFLFYRKASTSDAPVASASFAYDPFTPEEERGVVLGPFQVGGRTSNLDVKVRTDLDNQWAYFDFALVDEASGKVVLFGREVSFYHGVEGSESWSEGDRDESARVPSVPAGRYLLHVSPDGPAPVRYTVEVRRDVPATSFYVFAFLLLLTPPVFALTAMGSFETRRWAESDYAGGDDDE
- a CDS encoding S-adenosylmethionine decarboxylase produces the protein MNGREWLVEAHGCDPAALADVGVLKGLFARMVADLGLHPVGEPLWHRFPGHGGVTGLCLLAESHLAVHTFPEHGSLCLNLFCCRPRPEWDYAARLRELFGADEVRVRALERPYAAPVPA